The Alnus glutinosa chromosome 7, dhAlnGlut1.1, whole genome shotgun sequence genome includes a region encoding these proteins:
- the LOC133873544 gene encoding metal tolerance protein 4-like isoform X2 produces MEGGFDHARKPLLASEGEKASQNGRLRNGNTFTALRSAFFSKLPDKLRSGLDPEVPFRLDLSKATGLVKGEKDYYEKQFATLRSFEEVDSLDSPNVIDEQQDHEQQAQHERAIKISNWANVFLLAFKIYATMKSGSLAIAASTLDSLLDLMTGAILWFTHLSMKTINIYKYPIGKLRMQPVGIIIFAAVMATLGFQVLVQAVEQLIKDKPSEKMTSEQLVWLYAIMLTATGVKLALWFYCRSSGNKIVRAYAMDHYFDVVTNIVGLVAAVLGDKFYWWIDPVGAIILALYTILNWSGTVQENAVSLVGQSAPPEVLQKLTYLVLRHHPQIKRVDTVRAYTFGVLYFVEVDIELPEDLPLKEAHTIGESLQIKIEELPEVERAFVHLDFECEHKPEHSVLHRLPSSQSS; encoded by the exons ATGGAAGGTGGTTTCGATCACGCAAGAAAGCCATTGTTGGCAAGTGAAGGTGAAAAGGCCAGCCAGAATGGCAGACTGCGAAATGGCAACACGTTTACTGCTCTCAGAAGTGCTTTCTTCTCCAAATTGCCCGATAAGCTTCGCTCTGGGCTCGATCCCGAGGTCCCTTTTCGTTTAGACCTTTCTAAAGCCACTGGCTTGGTAAAAG gAGAGAAGGATTACTACGAAAAACAGTTTGCCACCCTAAGGTCTTTTGAGGAAGTTGACTCTCTAGACTCACCCAATGTTATCGATGAACAGCAAGATCATGAACAACAAGCTCAACATGAGAGAGCCATCAAAATTTCCAACTGGGCAAATGTTTTTTTGCTTGCTTTCAAG ATATATGCTACAATGAAGAGTGGATCCTTAGCTATTGCAGCATCAACACTAGATTCATTGCTAGATCTGATGACTGGTGCTATACTCTGGTTCACACATTTGTCAATGAAAACTATAAATATTTACAAGTATCCAATTGGAAAGTTGAGAATGCAACCAGTAGGCATTATCATCTTTGCTGCTGTCATGGCTACTCTTG GCTTCCAAGTGCTTGTCCAGGCTGTAGAACAACTGATCAAAGACAAACCTTCTGAGAAGATGACTTCGGAGCAATTGGTCTGGTTGTATGCAATCATGCTGACAGCTACTGGAGTAAAACTTGCCCTTTGGTTTTACTGTAGAAGCTCAGGAAACAAAATTGTCCGCGCCTATGCAATG GATCATTATTTTGATGTCGTGACAAATATAGTTGGTTTGGTTGCTGCTGTTCTTGGAGATAAATTCTATTGGTGGATTGATCCAGTTGGTGCAATCATCCTTGCACTATACACAATTTTAAATTGGTCCGGAACTGTACAGGAGAATGCAg TTTCCCTGGTTGGACAATCTGCTCCTCCTGAAGTCTTGCAGAAACTCACATACCTGGTCCTAAGGCACCACCCTCAAATCAAACGTGTTGACACAGTCCGTGCCTACACCTTTGGAGTTCTTTATTTTGTCGAG GTTGACATTGAACTGCCAGAGGATTTGCCATTGAAAGAAGCCCATACAATTGGAGAATCACTGCAGATAAAGATTGAGGAGCTCCCTGAAGTTGAACGGGCGTTTGTTCATCTAGATTTTGAGTGTGAACACAAACCAGAGCACTCTGTTCTTCACAGGCTCCCAAGCAGCCAGTCTTCTTGA
- the LOC133872548 gene encoding uncharacterized protein LOC133872548, which yields MPGIAHRNDQFCNGSTASYTLSANGFWSKHADDVSYNQLQKFWSELSLQARQELLRIDKQTLFEQARKNMYCSRCNGLLLEGFLQIVMYGKSLQQEGAGGHLPCNRQGASKNQNGGGLSIANGCQDEIQDPSVHPWGGLTTTRDGSLTLMDCYLYSKTLKGLQNVFDSARARERERELLYPDACGGSGRGWISQGIASYGRGHGTRETCALHTARLSCDTLVDFWSALGEETRQSLLRMKEEDFIERLMYRFDSKRFCRDCRRNVIREFKELKELKRLRREPRCTSCFCVADTAFQYEVSDDTIEADWHQTFADTIGTYHHFEWAVGTGEGKSDILDFENVGLDGNVQVSSLDLGGLSACFITLKAWKLDGRCTELSVKAHALKGQQCVHCRLVVGDGFVTITRGESIRRFFEHAEEAEEEEDDDSMDKDGNELDGECSRPQKHAKSPELAREFLLDAATVIFKEQVEKAFREGTARQNAHSIFVCLALKLLEDRVHVACKEIITLEKQMKLLEEEEKEKREEEERKERRRTKEREKKLRRKERLKEKEKDKEQKCSESNQTPVRPDASKEDSSRSVDEVPNNHVSCQDSVSEGDNILFRPGCPDIQEEFSNGYVSSRMQDHSYDSPDGDVTYVKDWSGSFTVEHSNFSRRRLKFRKEVQLDPSLKWSDRRRYAAAECGAVANRSEPRYCGDYFEIPSRGVNGSSRQLRMNAPKSNGRHCGPKFNDKFSSNRVSDRYDLHSCSCNQNNEYRARVDSHVSTIRVSRETKSVSKSESALDMSKQFYRGNKYNQIEYLRDGCGRPKNKVISGNNPPGKEVLHSKKVWEPMESQKKYPRSNSDSDITFTSTTFKVEGAEPDNNLLKSSGDMCFHENGGDSADIDQEDNNSKESGNSSNETDEACENGLNVRAKGLCNSANSASEEIGLCPISFAVNSDKSAPNGTSDPVVSSTFSSDNFSSCLSEGDSNTASSSHGNLESSSITDSEDASQQSEGREVSAQNGFSECHEVRMEKHQNSNGGEVMGCRASIGLSLDGAGSNTLERPPTRISQNFDNGLSAVGLGVQHQRMLPPMHNQNIHFPVFQAPTTMGYYHQNPVSWPAAHGNGLMPFSHPNHYLYAGPLGYGVNGNSRFCMQYGHLQHVAAPLFNPTPVPVYQPIAKASGINAEVQTQITKPGAGQEASSEANTEKVVSAGPHPKEAPRNEEVGQIDNPAKLHMGNTGFSLFQCGGPVALSTGCKSNVMPWKEGMIGDFSQEYPTDHVESDHASSKKESTMEEYNLFAASNGIKFSFF from the exons ATGCCAGGAATAGCGCACAGGAATGACCAATTTTGCAATGGTTCAACGGCGTCGTATACGCTCTCGGCCAACGGGTTTTGGTCCAAGCATGCCGACGATGTTAGCTACAACCAGCTCCAGAAG TTCTGGAGTGAGTTGTCGCTGCAAGCTCGGCAGGAGCTTCTGAGGATTGACAAGCAAACCCTTTTTGAGCAAGCTCGTAAGAATATGTACTGCTCTAGATGCAATGGATTACTGCTCGAAGGTTTTTTGCAGATTGTCATGTATGGAAAGTCTTTGCAGCAGGAGGGTGCAGGTGGGCACCTTCCCTGCAACAGACAAGGGGcctcaaaaaatcaaaacggTGGTGGTTTGAGTATTGCTAATGGTTGCCAAGATGAAATTCAAGATCCATCTGTCCATCCTTGGGGAGGTCTTACCACGACACGTGATGGGTCATTGACACTTATGGACTGCTATTTGTATTCAAAGACCCTTAAGGGTCTCCaaaat GTCTTTGACAGTGCCCGTGCGAGAGAACGGGAACGCGAGTTGCTTTATCCTGATGCCTGTGGTGGGAGTGGTCGGGGTTGGATAAGCCAAGGAATTGCAAGTTATGGCAGAGGACATGGAACGAGGGAAACATGTGCACTTCACACTGCCAGGCTTTCTTGTGACACTTTGGTGGATTTCTGGTCAGCACTTGGAGAAGAAACCCGGCAGTCTCTTCTAAGGATGAAGGAAGAGGATTTTATTGAGAGGCTTATGTACAG GTTCGATAGCAAGAGATTTTGCAGAGATTGCAGAAGGAATGTCATTCGTGAGTTCAAGGAGCTGAAGGAGCTGAAGCGCTTGCGGAGAGAACCTCGCTGCACTAGTTGTTTTTGTGTTGCAGATACAGCCTTTCAATATGAG GTATCCGATGACACAATTGAAGCTGATTGGCATCAAACTTTTGCAGACACTATAGGAACATATCATCACTTTGAGTGGGCAGTTGGAACAGGGGAAGGAAAATCCGATATTCTGGATTTTGAAAATGTTGGACTGGATGGAAATGTTCAAGTCAGTAGCCTAGATCTTGGTGGTTTAAGTGCATGCTTTATCACCCTAAAAGCTTGGAAGTTAGATGGCCGCTGCACTGAGCTTTCTGTAAAAGCTCATGCATTAAAGGGTCAACAATGTGTGCATTGCAGACTCGTTGTTGGGGATGGTTTTGTAACCATCACAAGAGGGGAAAGTATCAGAAGGTTTTTTGAGCATGCTGAAGAGGCTGAGGAAGAAGAG GATGATGATTCCATGGACAAGGATGGAAATGAGCTGGATGGAGAATGCTCCCGTCCCCAAAAACATGCGAAGAGTCCTGAACTTGCCCGAGAGTTTCTTCTAGACGCCGCAACTGTTATTTTTAAGGAACAG GTTGAAAAGGCTTTCAGAGAAGGAACAGCACGCCAAAATGCACACAGTATCTTTGTCTGCCTTGCGCTAAAACTGCTGGAAGATCGTGTTCATGTTGCATGCAAAGAAATCATTACATTAGAAAAGCAG ATGAAacttcttgaagaagaagaaaaggaaaagcgtgaagaagaagaacgcaaagagaggagaagaacaaaagaaagagagaaaaagctccgaagaaaagaaagattaaaagagaaagaaaaggataaaGAACAAAAATGCTCTGAATCAAATCAAACTCCTGTTCGTCCTGACGCCTCAAAGGAAGACTCATCACGAAGTGTTGATGAGGTGCCAAATAATCATGTCAGCTGTCAGGATTCAGTTAGCGAAGGTGATAACATTCTATTCAGGCCTGGATGTCCTGATATTCAAGAGGAGTTTTCAAATGGGTATGTTAGTTCAAGAATGCAAGACCATTCATATGATAGTCCTGATGGGGATGTTACCTATGTGAAAGATTGGAGTGGTTCTTTTACAGTTGAGCATTCAAATTTTTCTCGTCGGAGACTAAAATTTCGGAAAGAAGTTCAACTGGATCCATCTTTGAAGTGGTCTGACAGACGCCGATATGCAGCTGCAGAATGTGGGGCTGTGGCTAATAGATCTGAGCCAAGATATTGTGGTGATTATTTTGAGATTCCTTCTAGGGGTGTAAATGGATCCAGTAGGCAGTTAAGGATGAATGCTCCAAAGTCCAATGGTCGACATTGTGGCCCTAAGTTTAATGATAAGTTTTCCAGTAACAGGGTGAGTGACAGATATGACCTTCATTCTTGCAGCTGTAACCAAAACAATGAATATAGAGCAAGGGTTGACTCACATGTTTCTACGATCAGAGTAAGTCGGGAGACCAAATCTGTGAGTAAGTCAGAATCTGCATTGGATATGTCCAAGCAATTTTATCGTGGTAACAAGTATAATCAAATTGAATATTTGCGTGATGGTTGTGGAAGACCCAAAAACAAAGTCATCTCAGGGAACAATCCTCCTGGCAAAGAAGTGCTCCATTCCAAGAAAGTTTGGGAGCCCATGGAATCACAGAAAAAGTATCCGCGAAGTAACTCAGACTCTGACATTACCTTTACTTCAACTACTTTCAAGGTTGAAGGGGCAGAACCTGATAATAACCTTCTCAAGTCATCTGGTGACATGTGTTTTCATGAAAATGGTGGAGATTCAGCTGATATTGATCAGGAGGATAATAATTCGAAGGAATCAGGAAATTCTAGCAATGAAACTGATGAGGCCTGCGAGAATGGACTTAATGTGCGGGCAAAGGGCCTTTGCAACTCAGCCAATTCTGCTTCTGAAGAAATTGGATTGTGTCCTATCAGTTTTGCAGTGAATTCTGATAAATCTGCACCGAATGGAACCTCAGATCCTGTTGTGAGTAGCACATTCAGTTCTGATAACTTCTCATCATGCCTGAGTGAGGGTGACAGCAATACAGCCTCTTCAAGCCATGGAAATCTGGAATCCTCATCCATAACGGATTCAGAAGATGCCAGCCAGCAATCAGAAGGAAGGGAGGTAAGTGCTCAAAATGGCTTCTCAGAGTGTCATGAAGTTAGGATGGAGAAACATCAAAATTCAAATGGCGGGGAGGTCATGGGATGCAGGGCATCAATTGGTCTTTCATTGGACGGAGCAGGAAGTAATACTCTGGAGAGACCACCAACAAGAATTTCCCAAAATTTTGATAATGGATTGTCTGCAGTTGGCCTTGGTGTTCAACATCAACGCATGCTTCCTCCAATGCATAACCAAAACATACACTTTCCAGTGTTTCAAGCTCCAACAACAATGGGCTATTACCATCAAAACCCAGTTTCATGGCCAGCAGCTCATGGTAATGGATTAATGCCCTTCTCCCATCCCAACCACTATCTATATGCCGGACCTCTCGGGTATGGTGTAAACGGAAACTCACGCTTCTGCATGCAGTATGGTCATCTTCAGCATGTAGCTGCTCCTCTATTTAACCCCACTCCAGTCCCAGTTTATCAACCAATTGCCAAAGCTAGTGGGATCAATGCTGAGGTGCAAACTCAGATCACTAAGCCAGGTGCAGGACAAGAAGCTTCCAGTGAAGCTAATACAGAAAAGGTGGTTTCCGCTGGACCCCATCCAAAAGAAGCACCACGAAATGAAGAAGTTGGGCAAATTGATAATCCTGCCAAATTGCACATGGGAAACACTGGGTTTTCCTTGTTCCAGTGTGGTGGCCCCGTTGCCCTTTCAACTGGATGTAAATCAAATGTCATGCCTTGGAAAGAAGGGATGATTGGGGATTTTTCTCAAGAATATCCAACAGATCATGTGGAGAGTGATCATGCTTCCAGCAAGAAAGAGAGCACTATGGAAGAATACAACTTATTTGCAGCGAGTAACGGCATAAAATTTTCGTTCTTCTAA
- the LOC133873544 gene encoding metal tolerance protein 4-like isoform X1: MEGGFDHARKPLLASEGEKASQNGRLRNGNTFTALRSAFFSKLPDKLRSGLDPEVPFRLDLSKATGLVKGEKDYYEKQFATLRSFEEVDSLDSPNVIDEQQDHEQQAQHERAIKISNWANVFLLAFKIYATMKSGSLAIAASTLDSLLDLMTGAILWFTHLSMKTINIYKYPIGKLRMQPVGIIIFAAVMATLAPPMHAGFQVLVQAVEQLIKDKPSEKMTSEQLVWLYAIMLTATGVKLALWFYCRSSGNKIVRAYAMDHYFDVVTNIVGLVAAVLGDKFYWWIDPVGAIILALYTILNWSGTVQENAVSLVGQSAPPEVLQKLTYLVLRHHPQIKRVDTVRAYTFGVLYFVEVDIELPEDLPLKEAHTIGESLQIKIEELPEVERAFVHLDFECEHKPEHSVLHRLPSSQSS; this comes from the exons ATGGAAGGTGGTTTCGATCACGCAAGAAAGCCATTGTTGGCAAGTGAAGGTGAAAAGGCCAGCCAGAATGGCAGACTGCGAAATGGCAACACGTTTACTGCTCTCAGAAGTGCTTTCTTCTCCAAATTGCCCGATAAGCTTCGCTCTGGGCTCGATCCCGAGGTCCCTTTTCGTTTAGACCTTTCTAAAGCCACTGGCTTGGTAAAAG gAGAGAAGGATTACTACGAAAAACAGTTTGCCACCCTAAGGTCTTTTGAGGAAGTTGACTCTCTAGACTCACCCAATGTTATCGATGAACAGCAAGATCATGAACAACAAGCTCAACATGAGAGAGCCATCAAAATTTCCAACTGGGCAAATGTTTTTTTGCTTGCTTTCAAG ATATATGCTACAATGAAGAGTGGATCCTTAGCTATTGCAGCATCAACACTAGATTCATTGCTAGATCTGATGACTGGTGCTATACTCTGGTTCACACATTTGTCAATGAAAACTATAAATATTTACAAGTATCCAATTGGAAAGTTGAGAATGCAACCAGTAGGCATTATCATCTTTGCTGCTGTCATGGCTACTCTTG CCCCTCCCATGCATGCAGGCTTCCAAGTGCTTGTCCAGGCTGTAGAACAACTGATCAAAGACAAACCTTCTGAGAAGATGACTTCGGAGCAATTGGTCTGGTTGTATGCAATCATGCTGACAGCTACTGGAGTAAAACTTGCCCTTTGGTTTTACTGTAGAAGCTCAGGAAACAAAATTGTCCGCGCCTATGCAATG GATCATTATTTTGATGTCGTGACAAATATAGTTGGTTTGGTTGCTGCTGTTCTTGGAGATAAATTCTATTGGTGGATTGATCCAGTTGGTGCAATCATCCTTGCACTATACACAATTTTAAATTGGTCCGGAACTGTACAGGAGAATGCAg TTTCCCTGGTTGGACAATCTGCTCCTCCTGAAGTCTTGCAGAAACTCACATACCTGGTCCTAAGGCACCACCCTCAAATCAAACGTGTTGACACAGTCCGTGCCTACACCTTTGGAGTTCTTTATTTTGTCGAG GTTGACATTGAACTGCCAGAGGATTTGCCATTGAAAGAAGCCCATACAATTGGAGAATCACTGCAGATAAAGATTGAGGAGCTCCCTGAAGTTGAACGGGCGTTTGTTCATCTAGATTTTGAGTGTGAACACAAACCAGAGCACTCTGTTCTTCACAGGCTCCCAAGCAGCCAGTCTTCTTGA
- the LOC133872190 gene encoding uncharacterized protein LOC133872190, which produces MNSLFSPTSLLPSPRWRFTPHHQGQPQKLWSDFHHYLGRRPFSPSLSLPFISHRSLRAPKLSIGATTPPNEGAVSVINIEDFVEKDWSFLDSDNFISGDELNTKIDRIISAGEIEKTSKVLVSLGSEGFVDRLVDSSPCNLLLVVHDSIFVLACIKEKYDTVKCWQGELICVPEKWAPLDVVFLYFLPALPFKLDQVLGALAKRCLPGARVVISHPQGREALKQQRQQYPDVIISDLPDKMTLQKVTADHSFEMVEFVDEPEFYLAVLKYS; this is translated from the exons ATGAATTCTCTTTTTTCACCTACTTCTCTCCTTCCATCACCTAGATGGCGGTTCACACCACATCATCAAGGACAACCACAAAAATTATGGTCAGACTTTCACCATTATCTTGGTCGCCGCCCCTTTTCGCCTTCTCTCTCATTGCCATTCATTTCCCATCGTTCTTTACGTGCTCCTAAGTTATCCATTGGTGCTACAACTCCCCCAAATGAAGGAGCAGTATCTGTAATCAACATCGAAGACTTTGTTGAAAAAGATTGGTCATTTCTTGATTCAGATAATTTCATTTCCGGAGATGAGCTTAACACAAAGATTGACCGCATTATTTCTGCAGGAGAGATTGAAAAAACTTCTAAGGTTTTGGTTTCACTTGGTTCTGAAGGATTTGTAGATCGGTTGGTTGATTCATCACCATGCAATCTTTTGCTTGTCGTCCATGATTCAATTTTTGTGTTAGCTtgcatcaaagaaaaatatgacaCGGTTAAATGTTGGCAAGGAGAACTTATATGTGTACCAGAGAAGTGGGCACCACTAGATGTTGTGTTCCTCTATTTTCTGCCTGCTTTGCCCTTCAAGCTTGACCAGGTTTTGGGAGCACTTGCAAAACGTTGTCTGCCAG GTGCAAGAGTGGTTATTAGCCATCCCCAAGGAAGGGAAGCCTTAAAGCAGCAGCGACAACAGTATCCGGATGTAATAATATCTGATTTGCCTGATAAGATGACTTTACAGAAAGTTACAGCTGACCATTCCTTTGAGATGGTTGAATTTGTAGATGAGCCTGAGTTTTATCTTGCTGTTTTGAAGTACTCTTAG
- the LOC133872968 gene encoding uncharacterized protein LOC133872968, with amino-acid sequence MATPQLFSSFKYSDGLTVLSISFCTAVVCEAISWLLIYRTTSYKSLRSSIDKAAKKLETMKTESSPAKLAKKSKTKKMDRVESSLKESSRDLSLFKFKSGAVVALVLFVVFGLLNSLFEGKVVAKLPFRPFGIVMKMSHRGLQGDDPTDCSMAFLYFLCSISIRTNLQKFLGFAPPRGASSGLFPMPDPKTN; translated from the coding sequence ATGGCCACCCCGCAGCTCTTCTCCTCCTTCAAATACTCCGACGGCCTAACCGTCTTGAGCATCTCGTTCTGCACTGCGGTAGTCTGCGAGGCCATTTCCTGGCTCCTCATCTACCGCACCACCTCCTACAAGTCTCTTCGGTCCTCCATCGACAAGGCTGCCAAGAAGCTGGAGACCATGAAGACCGAGTCCTCCCCCGCCAAGCTCGCCAAGAAGTCCAAAACCAAGAAGATGGACCGCGTCGAGAGCAGTCTCAAGGAGTCGAGCCGCGACCTCTCGCTCTTCAAGTTTAAGTCTGGCGCCGTGGTCGCGCTCGTCCTCTTCGTCGTCTTCGGCCTCCTCAACTCGCTCTTCGAAGGCAAGGTCGTGGCCAAATTGCCTTTCAGGCCCTTCGGGATCGTCATGAAGATGAGCCACAGAGGCCTGCAAGGCGACGATCCGACCGATTGCTCCATGGCGTTCCTCTACTTCCTCTGCTCCATCAGCATCCGCACCAATCTGCAGAAGTTCCTAGGGTTTGCTCCACCACGTGGCGCCAGCTCTGGCCTCTTCCCCATGCCAGATCCCAAAACCAATTGA